One Defluviimonas sp. SAOS-178_SWC DNA window includes the following coding sequences:
- the ehuA gene encoding ectoine/hydroxyectoine ABC transporter ATP-binding protein EhuA, which yields MHDVSAFPLEITGDPKPMVSFRKVKKSYGTLTVLDDLDLDIAAGEMVSIIGPSGSGKTTVLRMLMTLEQINGGVIYVDGQPLTHMPKNGALVPASQKHLRKRRADIGMCFQHFNLFPHMTALENCMEGPVQVLGLPKKEARERSEELLEMVGMIGKKDQHPSRLSGGQQQRVAIARALVMRPKVMLFDEVTSALDPEVIGEVTNVIRKLVGEHNLTMLMVTHQMGFARDISDRVCFFYGGKIEEQGPPAELFGNPKKERTQQFLSAVREAV from the coding sequence ATGCACGACGTATCGGCTTTTCCGCTCGAAATCACCGGTGATCCAAAGCCAATGGTGAGCTTTCGCAAGGTGAAGAAATCCTACGGTACACTTACGGTTCTGGACGATCTTGACCTCGATATCGCGGCAGGCGAGATGGTGTCTATCATAGGCCCTTCCGGCTCCGGCAAAACAACAGTTTTGCGCATGCTGATGACGCTGGAACAGATCAATGGCGGCGTGATTTATGTCGACGGCCAGCCGCTGACCCATATGCCGAAGAATGGCGCCTTGGTGCCCGCGAGCCAGAAACACTTGCGAAAAAGACGCGCCGATATCGGCATGTGCTTTCAGCACTTCAATCTTTTCCCCCATATGACCGCTCTTGAAAACTGTATGGAAGGCCCCGTACAGGTGCTTGGCCTGCCAAAGAAGGAAGCGCGCGAACGCTCCGAGGAACTTCTGGAAATGGTCGGCATGATCGGCAAGAAGGATCAGCATCCCTCGCGCCTTTCGGGCGGTCAGCAACAGCGCGTGGCCATTGCACGAGCGCTAGTCATGCGGCCAAAGGTGATGCTGTTCGATGAAGTTACATCCGCGCTCGACCCAGAGGTGATCGGAGAGGTGACCAACGTTATCCGCAAACTGGTCGGCGAGCACAACCTGACCATGCTGATGGTCACGCATCAGATGGGCTTTGCCCGCGACATCTCCGACCGGGTCTGCTTTTTCTACGGGGGCAAGATCGAGGAACAGGGGCCGCCCGCCGAACTCTTCGGCAATCCGAAGAAAGAGCGGACCCAGCAATTCCTGAGCGCGGTTAGGGAAGCCGTCTGA
- a CDS encoding LysR family transcriptional regulator: MKNFRRSLPPLDYLLFFEAVARHGNFTRAAEELNVSQAAVSKRVKVLEDWLGLPLVHRSGRNISLSRNGKTLAANATEALDYLNSCLQQMRRTTGTERLSLAANVAVAQYWLTPRINEYLLGPNAVPVTMTASDKDADLFSLETNAVFFYGSDIPTGWDGAPLFEEIWLPVAAPSLISSTSCFPTATLLDFDKLTPKWINWSDFAALSGNSEIAAAPKVNLRSYGSTLDTALRGKGIALGCPSVLQFEIEAGRLVALEDYQLRTGRSYFIIWRMGSMSDRTRALLGEVGIRV; this comes from the coding sequence ATGAAGAACTTCCGTCGCTCCCTGCCGCCGCTCGACTATCTCCTGTTTTTCGAGGCCGTAGCCCGACACGGCAACTTCACCCGTGCCGCTGAAGAACTGAATGTCAGCCAGGCGGCTGTCAGTAAGCGGGTGAAAGTGTTGGAAGACTGGCTGGGCCTTCCACTCGTACATCGAAGCGGGCGCAATATCTCGCTGTCGCGCAACGGAAAAACACTGGCTGCGAATGCGACCGAGGCGCTCGATTATCTGAATTCCTGTTTGCAGCAAATGCGCCGCACAACGGGCACTGAACGGCTGTCGCTGGCGGCGAATGTCGCGGTGGCGCAGTACTGGCTGACCCCGCGCATCAATGAATACCTGCTTGGTCCGAACGCCGTGCCGGTGACAATGACCGCATCGGACAAGGACGCCGATCTTTTTTCACTCGAAACCAACGCCGTCTTTTTCTACGGTTCGGATATTCCTACCGGTTGGGATGGAGCGCCGCTGTTCGAAGAGATTTGGCTGCCCGTCGCGGCGCCCTCGCTGATCAGTTCGACGAGCTGCTTCCCAACTGCGACACTTCTCGATTTCGACAAGCTGACTCCAAAATGGATCAACTGGAGCGATTTCGCCGCGTTAAGCGGGAACAGCGAGATTGCGGCCGCGCCGAAGGTCAACCTGCGCTCTTATGGCAGCACACTCGACACCGCATTGCGTGGCAAGGGGATCGCGCTAGGCTGTCCCTCCGTTCTTCAGTTCGAAATCGAGGCGGGCCGGCTGGTCGCACTGGAAGACTATCAGCTTAGGACAGGTCGAAGCTACTTCATCATCTGGCGCATGGGCAGCATGAGCGACCGCACCCGCGCGCTTCTCGGCGAGGTGGGCATCCGCGTCTGA
- a CDS encoding M24 family metallopeptidase, with protein sequence MFTERLSRFQTRLAKAGIDVALITDDDNVYYLTGYYDYLHMEFGRPTILVVPKDGPSLLITPTIDLNSAKAAARVDRIAPWNDGMGKEWREELPAAVKGASKVGIEPGHMPPLVRAYVDELVGSEKLTSVTPILNDMRMIKSTEELQLARHAGQVATSMMAAGRAAIADGVPEYEVAIATSQAGTRKAAELLAAHYDDADMSPNTHFLQIMASGRDIIKTHHRASTRIMRQGEPVFLCFCGMTNFHRFKLGFDRTFWIGEAPADHVEVYEVALASQKAALAALKPGVTAESVHAAYAEVIQGAGFEYPFRCGRATGFSFLESPQLVTGDKTIIQPGMVLAVDGSVSVETFRAQVGDSFIITDTGWEPLTSHPKSVEEVIL encoded by the coding sequence ATGTTTACCGAAAGACTGTCCCGTTTTCAGACTCGCCTGGCCAAGGCCGGTATCGACGTGGCTCTGATCACGGATGACGACAATGTCTATTACCTGACAGGTTACTACGACTATCTGCACATGGAATTCGGTCGCCCGACGATCCTCGTCGTGCCGAAGGACGGCCCCTCGCTTCTGATCACGCCGACCATTGACCTGAACTCCGCGAAGGCCGCAGCGCGGGTAGACCGCATCGCGCCTTGGAATGACGGCATGGGGAAGGAATGGCGTGAGGAATTGCCGGCCGCCGTAAAGGGCGCAAGCAAGGTGGGGATCGAGCCCGGCCATATGCCACCGCTCGTCCGCGCCTATGTAGACGAACTGGTCGGCAGCGAAAAGCTGACCAGCGTCACGCCGATCCTCAACGACATGCGGATGATCAAGTCGACAGAGGAACTGCAACTAGCCCGCCATGCCGGACAGGTCGCGACCTCGATGATGGCCGCCGGGCGCGCGGCGATTGCCGATGGTGTGCCGGAATACGAAGTGGCAATTGCCACGTCGCAGGCCGGGACCCGCAAGGCGGCCGAACTCTTGGCGGCGCATTACGACGACGCCGATATGTCGCCCAACACACATTTCCTGCAGATCATGGCCTCGGGCCGTGACATCATCAAAACCCATCACCGCGCCTCAACCCGCATCATGCGGCAGGGGGAGCCGGTCTTCCTGTGCTTCTGCGGCATGACCAATTTCCACCGCTTCAAGCTCGGGTTCGACCGCACCTTCTGGATCGGCGAGGCGCCCGCCGATCACGTCGAGGTATATGAGGTGGCGCTCGCCAGCCAGAAGGCGGCCCTTGCCGCGCTCAAACCCGGCGTCACCGCCGAAAGTGTACACGCGGCCTATGCCGAGGTCATTCAGGGCGCGGGTTTCGAATATCCGTTCCGCTGCGGTAGAGCGACCGGGTTCAGTTTCCTTGAATCCCCCCAGCTTGTCACCGGCGACAAGACTATCATCCAGCCCGGAATGGTGCTGGCCGTCGATGGCTCGGTCTCGGTCGAGACGTTCCGCGCGCAGGTCGGCGACAGTTTCATCATCACCGATACCGGCTGGGAGCCGCTGACAAGTCACCCCAAATCCGTCGAGGAGGTTATTCTCTGA
- a CDS encoding maleate cis-trans isomerase family protein gives MFKPGQIIASKPRTPEMDAGRFHRAKLGFILMSTDPSAEGDFWDMAPEGVAVYVTRLKTDDHTTTETLAKHIEHMADAAGRIQPEAKPDVVSYSCTSGSIVIGEDRVMAEIKKGAPWAKPMCLVQGVLDALNELGVKKLVVGTPYLDDINTAEAEFLVKRGFDVLDIQGLNIASGWDMGLVTPAYWKKFALEIDRPDADAIFLSCGGVRSLPAVAEIEQITGKPVITSNQAQFWSCLRRAGIMDELEGFGQIFKHPGKHLRKID, from the coding sequence ATGTTCAAGCCTGGTCAAATCATCGCGTCCAAGCCCCGCACGCCCGAGATGGATGCAGGCCGTTTTCACCGCGCCAAGCTTGGATTCATCCTTATGTCCACCGACCCTTCCGCCGAGGGCGATTTCTGGGATATGGCACCCGAGGGCGTCGCCGTCTATGTCACACGGCTCAAGACCGACGATCATACAACAACCGAAACCCTAGCCAAGCACATCGAACATATGGCCGACGCCGCCGGGCGCATCCAGCCCGAGGCGAAACCGGACGTGGTCAGCTATAGCTGCACCTCCGGCTCCATCGTGATCGGCGAAGACCGGGTGATGGCCGAGATCAAGAAGGGCGCCCCCTGGGCGAAGCCGATGTGCCTTGTTCAGGGCGTTCTCGATGCGCTCAACGAACTTGGCGTAAAGAAACTGGTGGTCGGAACGCCTTATCTCGACGACATCAACACCGCCGAGGCGGAGTTTCTGGTCAAGCGCGGCTTCGACGTGCTCGATATCCAGGGGCTCAACATAGCCAGCGGCTGGGACATGGGTCTGGTTACGCCCGCCTACTGGAAGAAATTCGCGCTGGAAATCGACCGGCCCGATGCCGATGCGATCTTTCTCAGCTGCGGCGGTGTTCGCTCGCTTCCCGCCGTCGCGGAGATCGAGCAGATCACCGGCAAGCCGGTCATCACATCGAACCAGGCGCAGTTCTGGTCCTGCCTGCGCCGCGCGGGAATCATGGATGAGTTGGAGGGCTTCGGTCAGATCTTCAAGCATCCGGGCAAGCATCTGCGCAAGATCGACTGA
- a CDS encoding sarcosine oxidase subunit beta family protein, with amino-acid sequence MTRFTAWNVFWQGMTGQKGWSRQWRDPAPKAHYDVVIVGGGLHGLATAYYLAKTHGVKNIAVLEKGWIGGGNAGRNTTIVRSNYAQPGNREFYEHSLKLWENLSHELNYNVMFSQRSHVALLHSPGAIDAASRNYNTMRLTGTPDAEIWDLPTLKRAVPHLNYAANARFPIIGAAVQKRAGTARHDAAVWGYARAADARGVDILQNCKVEGISRDGGRITALDTSRGRITAGKVAFAVAGSTSLLWQMAGLGGLPIESHKLQAFVSEPLKPLLDQVVVFGMGGAHFYISQSDKGGMVFGGDLDWYKSYAQRGNLPIVQDVAEAAMSVLPCLGRVKLLRHWSGLVDMSMDGSHFICKTPLDNLYLNAGWNYGGFKASPASGWWFADLIASDRPAPMIAPFDLKRFERGLQIDERGAGPDCKLHG; translated from the coding sequence ATGACCCGCTTCACCGCATGGAATGTCTTCTGGCAGGGCATGACCGGCCAGAAAGGCTGGAGCCGTCAGTGGCGCGACCCGGCACCCAAGGCCCATTATGACGTGGTCATCGTCGGCGGCGGGCTGCACGGGCTCGCCACAGCTTACTATCTGGCCAAGACCCATGGCGTGAAGAACATTGCGGTTCTGGAAAAGGGCTGGATCGGCGGCGGCAACGCCGGGCGCAATACCACCATCGTGCGCTCGAACTACGCCCAGCCCGGCAACCGCGAATTTTATGAGCACTCGCTCAAGTTGTGGGAAAATCTCAGCCATGAGCTGAACTACAACGTCATGTTTTCCCAGCGCTCACACGTCGCACTGCTGCACAGCCCGGGCGCCATCGACGCGGCATCGCGCAACTACAATACCATGCGGCTGACCGGTACGCCGGATGCTGAAATCTGGGATCTGCCGACGCTCAAACGCGCGGTACCGCACCTAAACTATGCCGCCAACGCGCGCTTCCCCATCATCGGCGCTGCGGTCCAGAAGCGCGCCGGTACTGCGCGCCACGACGCGGCAGTCTGGGGCTATGCCCGCGCCGCCGATGCGCGCGGCGTGGACATCCTCCAGAATTGCAAGGTCGAGGGGATCTCCCGCGACGGCGGCCGGATCACTGCGCTAGACACCTCGCGCGGCCGCATCACCGCCGGCAAAGTCGCCTTTGCCGTCGCTGGCAGCACTTCTTTGCTGTGGCAGATGGCGGGGCTTGGCGGCCTGCCAATCGAAAGCCACAAGCTGCAGGCCTTCGTCTCCGAACCCCTGAAGCCGCTTCTCGATCAGGTGGTGGTCTTCGGCATGGGCGGCGCGCATTTCTACATTTCGCAATCCGACAAGGGCGGCATGGTCTTTGGCGGCGATCTCGACTGGTACAAGTCCTATGCACAGCGGGGCAACCTGCCCATCGTACAGGACGTGGCCGAGGCGGCCATGTCGGTCCTACCCTGCCTTGGGCGGGTGAAGCTGCTGCGCCATTGGTCGGGGCTTGTCGACATGTCGATGGATGGTTCGCATTTCATCTGCAAGACGCCCTTGGACAACCTCTACCTGAATGCCGGCTGGAACTATGGCGGTTTCAAGGCCAGCCCGGCCTCGGGCTGGTGGTTCGCAGACCTCATCGCAAGCGACCGACCCGCGCCAATGATCGCGCCCTTCGACCTGAAGCGGTTCGAACGCGGACTTCAGATCGATGAGCGCGGTGCTGGGCCGGACTGCAAGCTGCACGGATAG
- a CDS encoding sarcosine oxidase subunit delta, with product MLRIACPFCGTRDHSEFSYGGDGSVNYPALDAALEAWHDAVFLRDNICGRQVETWQHVHGCRMWLLVERDTMTHEIFSVRPAHAGLATVLEATE from the coding sequence ATGCTCAGAATTGCCTGCCCCTTTTGCGGCACCCGCGACCACAGTGAATTCAGCTATGGTGGTGACGGTTCGGTCAACTATCCGGCGCTAGACGCGGCGCTAGAGGCTTGGCACGACGCCGTCTTTCTACGCGACAATATCTGCGGGCGGCAGGTCGAGACTTGGCAGCACGTCCACGGCTGCCGAATGTGGCTTTTGGTCGAGCGCGATACGATGACCCATGAGATCTTTTCGGTTCGCCCCGCCCATGCGGGGCTGGCGACTGTGCTGGAGGCGACGGAATGA
- a CDS encoding sarcosine oxidase subunit alpha family protein, producing MTARRLEKGGRIDRTRPISFHWDGQTYRGFEGDTLASALMANGQRVLGRSFKYHRPRGIMSAGVEESGAIVSVGSGSRHEPNVKATMQELYDGLEAKGQNAWPNVRFDLGAVNGLFGRFFSAGFYYKTFMGLPPFEWGRGTGLWMQYEKLIRKAAGMGAASRDPDPDAYDHAHAFCDVLVVGSGPAGLNAALTAADAGRDVMLVEQDSEPGGDYLNDPGAEAERAALVAAVECAGVRVLTRTTAFGLYDGGAAGLVERVTDHLSAPDPHLPRQRFWTVRAGATVLATGALERSVAFAGNDRPGVMTAAAARAYVNRFAILPGQRIVIATTNDSAYGVASDLTQAGAEVVLVDARKDVPSAPAGATVRPGLAPLSAVGRRGVEGVTLAARSGNGWAAATREDCDLLLISGGWSPVVNLSSHRGAKPVWNAELACFLAGPTDEPIHVAGSAAGIWNRADCAASGAAAARRAMGEKTHMVATGGWSRPILPLYEVRVPGAKAKAFVDPQHDVTGDDVRLAHQEGFVSVEHLKRYTTLGMATDQGKMGNVIGLALMAEAMGTEVPAVGTTRFRPPYTPVAIGALAGRNVAGHFKPLRRTPLHDWNLRQGATMTEAGLWQRTWYFARDGETISEAYIREAATVRETVGICDVSSLGKIAVQGPDAAEFLNRVYINAFAKLPVGKARYGIMLRDDGIVMDDGTTWRLGDSDFLMTTTTTNAGKVMVWLEELLQTRWPDLRVHVTSVTDRWAGVSVAGPKSRKAIAACLEAGTDISNEALPFMGVAPISLKGGINGLIARISFSGELAYELYVPADHGVALMDLLWPAAETLGGCLYGLEALGTLRIEKGHVTGAELDGRMTIDDAGLGKMASSKKPFIGAALRQRPELTREDRPRLVGILPKNRGQTFNGGALLCAADKMTGFGEGWVTAVTHSPALGHWIGLGYISGGHEAWAGKAVTAADPVRKGNVAVEIVSPHMYDPEGVRMHG from the coding sequence ATGACTGCCCGGCGTCTCGAAAAAGGTGGGCGGATCGACCGCACACGGCCCATCAGCTTCCATTGGGACGGTCAGACATACCGCGGCTTCGAGGGCGATACGCTCGCCTCGGCGCTCATGGCGAACGGGCAAAGGGTGCTCGGCCGCAGTTTCAAATATCACCGCCCGCGCGGGATCATGTCGGCTGGCGTCGAGGAATCTGGGGCCATCGTCTCGGTAGGCTCCGGCTCGCGGCATGAGCCGAACGTCAAGGCGACGATGCAGGAGCTTTACGACGGGCTGGAGGCAAAGGGGCAGAATGCCTGGCCCAACGTGCGTTTTGATCTGGGTGCGGTGAACGGGCTCTTCGGGCGCTTCTTCTCGGCAGGGTTCTACTACAAGACCTTTATGGGCCTGCCCCCTTTCGAATGGGGACGGGGCACCGGCCTCTGGATGCAGTACGAAAAACTGATCCGCAAGGCTGCGGGCATGGGCGCTGCCAGCCGTGATCCCGACCCGGATGCTTACGACCACGCACACGCCTTTTGCGATGTCCTTGTTGTCGGCTCCGGACCCGCGGGCCTCAATGCCGCGCTGACAGCGGCCGACGCGGGCCGTGACGTGATGCTGGTCGAACAGGATTCCGAGCCAGGCGGCGACTATCTGAACGATCCCGGTGCCGAGGCTGAACGTGCCGCGCTCGTCGCGGCGGTGGAGTGCGCGGGCGTTCGCGTCCTGACCCGGACCACCGCTTTCGGGCTCTACGACGGCGGCGCCGCGGGGTTGGTGGAGCGGGTGACAGACCATCTGTCCGCGCCCGATCCGCATCTGCCGCGCCAGCGGTTCTGGACGGTGCGCGCCGGCGCGACAGTGCTGGCGACAGGTGCGCTTGAGCGCTCGGTGGCTTTTGCGGGCAATGACCGGCCCGGCGTGATGACCGCAGCGGCGGCGCGGGCTTATGTGAACCGGTTTGCCATCCTGCCAGGTCAGCGCATTGTCATCGCCACAACCAATGACAGCGCCTATGGCGTCGCAAGCGATCTGACCCAAGCGGGAGCCGAGGTCGTGCTGGTCGACGCAAGAAAGGATGTCCCTTCGGCCCCTGCCGGGGCGACTGTGCGACCGGGGCTGGCGCCGCTATCTGCTGTCGGGCGGCGCGGCGTTGAGGGCGTCACTCTGGCCGCGCGATCGGGCAACGGCTGGGCCGCGGCAACCCGGGAAGACTGCGACCTGCTTCTAATCTCGGGCGGCTGGTCGCCTGTCGTGAACCTATCTTCCCACCGTGGCGCAAAACCTGTCTGGAACGCCGAACTGGCCTGTTTCCTTGCCGGGCCGACGGATGAGCCGATCCACGTGGCAGGATCTGCTGCGGGCATCTGGAACAGGGCGGATTGCGCCGCTTCAGGCGCGGCAGCCGCGCGGCGGGCGATGGGGGAAAAAACCCATATGGTTGCCACAGGCGGCTGGTCTCGCCCGATCCTGCCGCTTTACGAAGTGCGCGTACCCGGCGCCAAGGCCAAGGCCTTTGTCGATCCGCAACACGACGTGACCGGTGACGACGTGCGGCTGGCCCATCAGGAAGGCTTCGTTTCGGTCGAGCATCTGAAGCGTTACACCACCCTCGGCATGGCGACCGATCAGGGCAAGATGGGCAATGTCATCGGCCTCGCCCTGATGGCCGAGGCCATGGGCACCGAGGTTCCTGCCGTCGGCACCACGCGGTTCCGGCCGCCCTATACGCCGGTCGCCATAGGTGCGCTGGCGGGTCGCAACGTCGCGGGCCATTTCAAGCCCCTCCGCCGCACGCCGCTTCATGACTGGAACCTCCGCCAAGGCGCCACGATGACCGAGGCCGGGCTCTGGCAAAGAACATGGTACTTCGCGCGGGACGGCGAAACAATCAGCGAGGCCTATATCCGCGAGGCCGCCACGGTGCGCGAGACCGTCGGCATCTGCGATGTCAGTTCGCTCGGCAAGATCGCGGTACAGGGGCCGGATGCGGCAGAGTTTCTCAACCGTGTCTATATCAATGCCTTCGCAAAGCTGCCTGTGGGCAAGGCGCGCTACGGCATCATGCTGCGCGACGACGGGATCGTCATGGATGACGGGACCACCTGGCGGTTGGGTGACAGCGATTTTCTGATGACCACGACGACGACCAATGCCGGCAAGGTGATGGTCTGGCTGGAAGAGTTATTGCAGACGCGGTGGCCCGACCTGCGTGTCCATGTCACCTCGGTCACCGATCGCTGGGCAGGGGTATCGGTCGCCGGGCCGAAATCTCGCAAAGCGATTGCCGCCTGCCTTGAGGCGGGAACGGATATCTCGAACGAGGCGTTGCCCTTCATGGGCGTTGCGCCGATCAGCCTCAAAGGCGGAATCAACGGCCTGATTGCCCGGATCAGCTTTTCCGGTGAACTCGCTTATGAACTTTATGTGCCTGCCGATCACGGTGTGGCGTTGATGGACCTGCTGTGGCCCGCGGCTGAAACGCTCGGCGGATGCCTCTACGGGTTGGAGGCCCTCGGCACGCTCCGGATCGAAAAGGGTCATGTGACCGGAGCCGAACTTGACGGCCGTATGACCATCGACGACGCCGGTCTGGGCAAGATGGCCTCGTCCAAGAAACCCTTTATCGGCGCCGCGCTGCGCCAGCGCCCCGAACTGACCCGCGAAGATCGCCCGCGCCTCGTGGGTATCCTCCCGAAAAACCGCGGCCAGACCTTCAACGGCGGAGCGCTCCTCTGTGCTGCCGACAAGATGACGGGTTTTGGCGAGGGCTGGGTTACCGCGGTGACGCATTCGCCTGCTCTCGGCCACTGGATCGGGCTTGGCTATATCTCGGGCGGGCATGAGGCTTGGGCAGGCAAGGCGGTCACAGCCGCCGATCCGGTGCGCAAGGGCAATGTCGCGGTCGAGATCGTCTCGCCTCACATGTACGACCCCGAAGGAGTAAGGATGCATGGCTGA
- a CDS encoding sarcosine oxidase subunit gamma, with product MADALSAVVDHLVPGRSGTPGMAGVRFSEIRGSTLIQFAAWPDSAVRAGAEAAKAVGAKLAPKPGRVTTGTDGTLLRVEPLKWWLISETAKAPSLSSEAGVALDLSQSRTRLHVSGRQAARLLNHVLPLDLSDTAFPEGSVSSTAFHHIGVTLWRDGTGFNLFLPRSFAVSLCEILIEIARQYGLEIA from the coding sequence ATGGCTGACGCCCTCTCCGCAGTTGTGGACCATCTAGTGCCGGGGCGCTCCGGAACGCCTGGCATGGCCGGCGTCCGGTTCTCCGAGATCCGCGGGTCGACGCTGATCCAGTTCGCGGCGTGGCCGGACAGTGCAGTTCGGGCCGGTGCCGAAGCGGCGAAGGCAGTGGGCGCCAAGTTGGCACCAAAACCCGGACGAGTTACGACCGGAACGGATGGCACTCTGCTGCGCGTAGAACCGCTGAAATGGTGGCTGATCAGCGAAACGGCCAAAGCCCCTTCGCTTTCGAGCGAAGCCGGCGTGGCGCTCGACCTTTCCCAGTCCCGCACCCGGCTGCATGTCAGCGGCCGGCAGGCCGCCCGGCTTCTGAACCATGTCCTGCCTCTCGACCTGTCGGACACCGCTTTCCCCGAGGGCTCAGTGAGCTCCACCGCCTTCCACCATATCGGCGTGACGCTCTGGCGCGACGGGACTGGCTTCAACTTGTTCCTGCCGCGCAGCTTCGCGGTCTCGCTATGTGAAATTCTGATCGAAATCGCGCGGCAGTACGGGCTGGAGATCGCCTGA
- a CDS encoding aromatic ring-hydroxylating oxygenase subunit alpha — MKPHMPLDELLDAIARNAALPDELAEATPPQVYTSPEFLELELDEIFNHEWFCVGREDEYENPGDYRATTIGRDPVVVLRDRDGMLRAMSNICRHRMATLLKGTGNIKGRISCPYHAWTYNLDGRLVGAAYMRDNFDKKEVCLPQFKVEVWQGWVYVSLDPEAAPLAPRLAKLSERLANYQLPKYRTLFRAEEIWDTNWKILVQNFTEGYHLFVAHAQTIEPAMPTELANAMHGGDGFSLYEQGRVPGKSYERNSDMVVDNPALTEEDRNKAVLSAIFPAHVFSVVAERTFWLSLQPLGTDKVKVFWGADAYPGAVPDDPEERAAYAAELKAGFDRINDEDKPIIGSIVKNAGALAAAPGRLSPKERTVWYFQQYLARTLCRLRPAHVKAKIG, encoded by the coding sequence ATGAAACCGCATATGCCGCTGGACGAATTGCTCGATGCGATCGCGCGCAACGCCGCCCTGCCTGATGAACTGGCCGAGGCGACACCGCCCCAGGTCTACACCTCGCCCGAATTTCTTGAGCTGGAGCTGGACGAGATCTTCAACCACGAATGGTTCTGCGTCGGGCGTGAGGACGAATACGAAAACCCCGGCGATTACCGCGCCACCACGATCGGCCGCGATCCGGTGGTCGTCTTGCGCGACCGCGACGGCATGCTTCGCGCTATGTCGAATATCTGCCGCCACCGGATGGCGACGCTCCTGAAAGGGACGGGCAATATCAAGGGCCGCATCAGCTGTCCTTACCATGCCTGGACGTACAATCTCGACGGCAGGTTGGTCGGTGCGGCCTATATGCGTGACAATTTCGACAAGAAGGAGGTCTGCCTGCCGCAATTCAAGGTCGAGGTCTGGCAGGGCTGGGTCTATGTCTCGCTCGACCCCGAGGCCGCCCCGCTCGCACCGCGGCTGGCGAAATTATCGGAACGGCTGGCCAACTACCAGTTGCCCAAATATCGAACCCTGTTCCGCGCCGAGGAAATCTGGGACACCAACTGGAAGATCCTCGTCCAGAACTTTACCGAGGGCTATCACCTTTTCGTCGCCCATGCCCAGACGATCGAACCGGCGATGCCTACAGAGCTCGCCAACGCGATGCATGGCGGCGACGGGTTTAGCCTTTATGAGCAGGGCCGAGTGCCCGGCAAATCCTATGAACGCAATTCCGACATGGTGGTCGATAATCCGGCCCTGACCGAGGAGGATCGGAACAAAGCGGTCCTGTCCGCGATCTTCCCGGCACACGTCTTCTCGGTGGTGGCCGAACGCACCTTCTGGCTGTCGCTGCAGCCCCTTGGCACCGACAAGGTCAAGGTATTCTGGGGGGCGGACGCTTATCCCGGAGCCGTTCCGGACGATCCGGAGGAACGCGCCGCGTATGCTGCCGAACTCAAGGCAGGTTTCGACCGCATCAACGACGAGGACAAGCCGATCATCGGCAGCATCGTCAAGAATGCCGGGGCGTTGGCGGCCGCTCCGGGGCGCCTGTCTCCGAAAGAACGGACCGTCTGGTATTTCCAGCAATACCTCGCTCGAACGCTCTGCCGACTACGTCCAGCTCACGTCAAGGCCAAGATAGGCTGA
- a CDS encoding 2Fe-2S iron-sulfur cluster-binding protein — protein MAKITYVEFGGNEHVVDVPNGLTVMEGARDNGIPGIEADCGGACACSTCHVYVDPAWVEKLPHRDAMEEDMLDFAYEPDPVRSRLTCRLKVSDALEGLKVFMPEKQI, from the coding sequence ATGGCGAAGATCACTTACGTGGAATTTGGCGGCAACGAACATGTCGTTGATGTCCCGAACGGACTGACCGTGATGGAGGGCGCACGCGACAACGGGATTCCTGGTATAGAGGCCGATTGCGGCGGCGCCTGCGCCTGTTCGACCTGCCATGTCTATGTCGATCCGGCCTGGGTCGAGAAACTTCCCCATCGCGACGCAATGGAAGAGGACATGCTCGATTTTGCCTATGAGCCCGATCCGGTCCGTTCGCGGCTGACCTGCCGACTGAAGGTCTCGGACGCGCTCGAAGGGCTAAAGGTCTTCATGCCGGAAAAGCAGATCTGA